One window of the Eucalyptus grandis isolate ANBG69807.140 chromosome 6, ASM1654582v1, whole genome shotgun sequence genome contains the following:
- the LOC104449024 gene encoding DUF21 domain-containing protein At1g47330, with the protein MASPGSDLSSSETEFWLFVLAIIGLVGFAGLMAGLTLGLMSLGLVDLEVLMKSGRPQDRIYASKIYPVVKNQHLLLCTLLVGNSMAMEALPIFLDKLVPPWAAILISVTLILMFGEILPQAVCTRYGLKVGAFMAPLVRVLVMLFFPITYPISKVLDWMLGKGHAVLLRRAELKTFVDFHGNEAGKGGDLTHDETTIIAGALQLTERKAEDAMTPISKAFSLDLDSTLNLDVLNAIITMGHSRVPVYSGDPANIIGLILVKNLLAVDPDDSVPLRKMMIRKIPRVSEDMPLYDILNEFQKGHSHIAVVYKDVTRKKELAKESKEGENLEFQGRVKKKYKKPEASSRKDKNKGGHAGTANNPGVKLGFDDTGRATKKTEESRATKKSPPATPAFKKRHRGCSFCILDIENAPIPEFPPNEEVVGVISMEDVIEELLQEEILDETDEYVNIHNKIKVNMHAIPDKVPNQVQ; encoded by the exons atggcgTCGCCGGGCTCGGACTTGTCGAGCTCTGAAACTGAGTTCTGGCTGTTCGTGCTGGCAATAATAGGGCTGGTGGGCTTCGCGGGGCTCATGGCGGGTCTCACCCTCGGCCTCATGTCTCTCGGCCTCGTCGACCTCGAGGTCCTCATGAAGTCCGGTCGCCCTCAGGACCGTATCTACGCct CAAAGATTTACCCGGTAGTGAAGAATCAGCATCTTCTACTGTGCACACTTCTGGTTGGCAATTCTATGGCTATGGAG GCTCTTCCTATATTCTTGGATAAATTGGTGCCTCCTTGGGCTGCTATTCTGATATCCGTTACTCTGATCCTTATGTTTGGAGAG ATATTGCCACAAGCGGTCTGTACTCGCTATGGATTGAAAGTTGGTGCATTTATGGCACCGCTTGTTCGTGTTCTTGTTATGCTGTTCTTCCCCATAACTTATCCAATTAGTAAG GTTTTAGACTGGATGTTGGGCAAGGGCCATGCTGTCCTATTAAGGAGAGCCGAGCTGAAGACCTTTGTTGATTTCCATGGCAATGAG GCTGGAAAGGGTGGGGACTTAACCCACGATGAGACAACAATCATCGCCGGAGCACTACAATTGACGGAAAGGAAAGCAGAAGATGCAATGACTCCTATTTCGAAGGCATTCTCTCTTGATCTGGATTCAACTCTTAATTT GGACGTGTTGAATGCGATTATAACCATGGGGCACAGTAGAGTGCCAGTTTATTCTGGTGATCCAGCAAATATAATTGGCCTTATCTtg GTAAAGAATCTTTTAGCTGTGGATCCTGATGACTCAGTTCCTCTGAGGAAAATGATGATCAGGAAAATTCCTCG GGTTTCGGAGGACATGCCACTATATGATATTCTGAATGAATTTCAGAAGGGTCATAGCCACATTGCTGTTGTGTATAAGGATGTAACCAGGAAAAAGGAGTTGGCAAAGGAAAGTAAGGAAGGTGAAAATCTTGAATTCCAGGGTAGGGttaagaagaaatataaaaaaccTGAGGCATCATCAAGGAAAG ATAAGAACAAAGGTGGCCATGCTGGCACTGCAAATAATCCAGGGGTTAAGCTTGGGTTTGATGATACTGGAAGAGCAACTAAGAAGACTGAGGAAAGTCGGGCAACTAAAAAGAGTCCACCTGCCACTCCTGCTTTTAAGAAAAGGCATAGAGGTTGTTCTTTCTGTATTTTGGACATTGAGAATGCCCCTATTCCGGAGTTCCCCCCAAATGAAGAGGTTGTTGGTGTTATTAGTATGGAAGATGTCATCGAAGAGCTTCTTCAG GAGGAGATACTGGATGAGACTGATGAATATGTCAATATCCACAATAA GATTAAAGTAAATATGCATGCTATTCCAGACAAGGTTCCAAATCAAGTTCAATAA